Proteins encoded together in one [Limnothrix rosea] IAM M-220 window:
- a CDS encoding Cof-type HAD-IIB family hydrolase codes for MEDIRLLVLDIDGTISGSHNQVTPSVVEAIRGIQQRGIRVAIATGRMFRSARRFHQAIASDLPIIAYNGAWIQDPITQKLHRRLSVPAKLGVEILNYLTAEPWKSTMHLHVYHDDELYVSEINEQTNAYEKRTGCKANVLTDLREIIYLAPTKILAVCHYEDIPKKLLSEVQKRYTTQDVYCTQSTEVYVEFTCPTATKGQAVKFLTETILGLKPENIMAIGDNFNDREMLQYAGLGIAMGNAPEPVKHCANYVTSTVEEDGVAQAIAHFNL; via the coding sequence ATGGAAGATATTCGCCTACTCGTGCTCGATATTGACGGCACAATTTCCGGCTCCCACAACCAAGTAACCCCATCTGTCGTTGAGGCTATTCGAGGGATTCAGCAGCGCGGCATCCGGGTCGCCATCGCCACCGGTCGGATGTTTCGTTCAGCTCGACGCTTCCATCAGGCGATCGCCTCAGATTTACCGATCATTGCCTACAACGGCGCTTGGATCCAAGATCCCATTACTCAAAAGCTCCATCGTCGCCTTTCCGTGCCCGCAAAACTGGGTGTGGAAATTTTAAATTATTTAACCGCAGAGCCATGGAAATCAACCATGCATCTCCACGTTTATCACGACGATGAACTGTACGTTTCAGAAATAAATGAACAGACAAACGCCTACGAAAAAAGGACTGGCTGTAAAGCCAATGTCCTCACAGATTTGCGGGAAATAATTTATCTTGCTCCCACAAAAATCCTCGCGGTTTGTCACTATGAAGACATTCCGAAAAAACTTTTGTCAGAAGTACAAAAACGCTACACAACCCAAGATGTTTACTGTACCCAATCTACGGAAGTTTACGTCGAATTCACCTGTCCCACCGCAACAAAAGGTCAGGCAGTAAAGTTTTTAACCGAGACTATTTTAGGCTTAAAACCAGAAAATATAATGGCGATCGGCGACAACTTTAATGATAGAGAAATGTTGCAATATGCCGGATTAGGTATTGCCATGGGTAACGCACCAGAACCAGTAAAACATTGCGCTAATTACGTCACAAGTACCGTAGAAGAAGATGGAGTGGCACAGGCGATCGCCCACTTTAATCTATAA
- a CDS encoding prohibitin family protein produces the protein MANIILKSLRQNTGWIVLGWAILFAGAIGLLNSFAIVKPGNVGVKIVLGKTNPNYLPEGFHVKLPFITEVATLSIQQQSLVLEDLDGSSSEGNNIFLDTQLTYSLKPTEAVDFYINYKTIGNFQANFLSNIVQTEAKGVLVRRNLQKTIAERERIDNEIEEAVFSALEGYPQIAPKRVQVQDLDFAQGVIDALEQKEIAQQKAQEAIYKLEEAKKVAEATVAKAEGQAQAQKLLAQALQGDGGELSLKRQELENQYEMIKAWEKGGSQMPTILNMGSGESLPLVLDINQLNRDQ, from the coding sequence ATGGCTAATATCATCCTAAAAAGTCTCCGTCAAAATACAGGTTGGATTGTATTGGGATGGGCAATTCTTTTTGCCGGAGCTATTGGTCTTTTAAACAGTTTTGCAATTGTCAAGCCGGGAAATGTTGGCGTTAAAATTGTTCTCGGAAAAACCAATCCAAACTATCTGCCGGAAGGCTTTCATGTGAAGCTACCATTTATTACAGAAGTTGCCACATTGAGTATCCAGCAGCAATCCCTTGTTTTAGAGGATTTAGATGGTAGTTCTAGTGAGGGTAATAATATTTTCCTTGATACTCAGTTAACCTATTCTCTGAAGCCAACGGAAGCAGTAGACTTTTATATAAATTACAAAACAATTGGTAATTTCCAAGCAAACTTTCTCAGTAATATTGTTCAAACAGAAGCAAAAGGTGTCTTAGTGAGACGAAATTTGCAGAAGACAATCGCCGAGCGCGAACGCATTGATAATGAAATTGAAGAAGCGGTTTTTTCGGCATTAGAAGGCTACCCACAAATTGCGCCAAAGCGTGTGCAGGTACAGGATTTAGACTTTGCCCAAGGCGTGATTGATGCCCTCGAACAAAAGGAAATTGCCCAACAAAAAGCCCAAGAAGCTATCTATAAACTAGAGGAAGCTAAAAAGGTTGCGGAAGCAACAGTGGCGAAAGCAGAAGGACAAGCCCAAGCCCAAAAGTTATTAGCCCAAGCGCTACAGGGTGATGGTGGTGAGCTATCCCTTAAACGCCAAGAATTAGAAAATCAATATGAAATGATTAAAGCTTGGGAAAAGGGTGGTAGTCAAATGCCGACAATTCTTAATATGGGGAGTGGTGAATCGTTACCTTTGGTTCTTGATATTAATCAACTTAATCGTGATCAATAA
- a CDS encoding aminotransferase class I/II-fold pyridoxal phosphate-dependent enzyme — protein sequence MTPLFSKLLELSQKKHAPFYAPGHKLGRGIFHGLTSAWGTAIFRADLPELPDLDNLFAPEGVIEEAQDLAAQTFGADRTCFLVNGSTCGLIASILATVGDGEKILLPRNIHQSAIAGLIHSGAMPVFVDPPYDPQWDLNYGLTPDAVAEALKLHPDIQAVVILSPTYQGVCPDVGAIAEITHTRNVPLIVDEAHGSHFKFHPDLPPTALELGADLVIQSTHKTLGAMTQASMLHVQGSRISHQKISRALQLVESTSPSYLLLASLDAAREQMATDGKSLWGETLELTNFARQELKKISGIKVFDFKHQSGFKYFDTTRLTIDVTNLGFTGYEADEILHKELNVTCELPLEKTLTFILTFGNTKADINQLIDAVKKLGDRPPSQPYQPKTNPHKQQTIHHLPKLTPRQAFYTDNFAIPLEKSSGKTCGELICPYPPGIPILMPGEIITKDKLTRLQNTLNLGGIITGITDPTLKNIQIIDHD from the coding sequence ATGACCCCTCTGTTTTCTAAACTTCTCGAACTTTCCCAGAAAAAACACGCCCCTTTTTATGCCCCCGGTCACAAGCTCGGTCGGGGGATTTTTCATGGCTTAACGTCGGCTTGGGGCACAGCTATTTTTCGGGCGGATTTACCGGAATTGCCGGATCTCGATAATCTTTTTGCACCGGAAGGAGTGATCGAGGAAGCTCAAGATCTGGCGGCGCAAACCTTTGGGGCGGATCGCACCTGCTTTTTAGTGAATGGTTCCACCTGTGGCCTGATCGCGTCTATCCTCGCAACGGTCGGTGATGGGGAGAAAATCCTCTTGCCTCGCAATATCCATCAATCGGCGATCGCCGGACTGATCCATTCGGGGGCGATGCCTGTATTTGTCGATCCGCCCTACGATCCCCAGTGGGATTTAAATTATGGTTTAACGCCGGACGCTGTTGCCGAAGCCCTGAAACTTCACCCGGATATTCAGGCCGTTGTAATCCTGTCGCCCACCTATCAGGGAGTCTGTCCAGATGTCGGGGCGATCGCCGAGATTACCCACACTAGAAATGTGCCGTTAATTGTTGATGAAGCCCACGGTAGCCATTTTAAATTTCACCCAGATTTACCGCCCACAGCTCTAGAGTTGGGAGCCGATCTAGTAATTCAATCGACCCACAAAACCCTTGGCGCGATGACCCAAGCATCCATGTTGCATGTACAGGGTTCACGTATTAGTCATCAGAAAATTAGCCGAGCTTTGCAATTAGTCGAATCCACCAGCCCCAGTTATTTACTCCTCGCCTCCCTTGATGCCGCCCGTGAACAAATGGCAACGGATGGCAAAAGCCTATGGGGCGAAACTCTAGAGTTAACTAATTTTGCCCGACAAGAATTGAAAAAAATCTCCGGCATTAAAGTTTTTGATTTTAAGCATCAATCAGGTTTTAAATACTTTGATACGACGCGCCTCACCATTGATGTCACAAATTTAGGTTTTACGGGGTACGAAGCCGATGAAATTCTCCATAAAGAATTAAACGTAACTTGCGAATTACCTCTAGAGAAAACCCTTACTTTTATTTTGACCTTTGGCAATACCAAAGCTGATATTAATCAACTAATTGATGCAGTTAAAAAGTTGGGCGATCGCCCCCCATCCCAACCATACCAACCGAAAACCAACCCCCACAAACAACAAACCATTCATCACTTACCTAAACTCACACCAAGACAAGCATTTTATACCGATAATTTTGCCATCCCCCTAGAAAAAAGTAGCGGCAAAACCTGTGGCGAATTAATCTGTCCCTACCCACCCGGTATTCCAATTTTAATGCCCGGCGAAATCATCACAAAAGACAAACTCACCAGGCTACAAAACACACTAAATTTAGGCGGCATTATTACAGGAATAACTGACCCCACCTTAAAAAATATTCAGATTATTGATCACGATTAA
- a CDS encoding heme o synthase: protein MVGTSLSPRHDNFLAVVKSYYQLTKPRIIPLLLITTAASMWIASNGEIDPIKLVLTMLGGTLAAASAQTLNCIYDQDIDFSMQRTRKRPIPSGRVQPRHALIFAVVLAGLSFSLLAVFVNVLSACLAFSGIVFYMLIYTHWLKRHHVQNIVIGGAAGSIPPLVGWAAVTGHLDWSAWILFALIFLWTPPHFWALALMIKDDYAEVNVPMLPVVEGEQVTVDQIWIYTLITVPFSLLLVFPFHSSGIIYAIAAIWLGVIFIKKAWELKQNPFDKPLAKSMFKYSILYMMLLCTAMVVDSLPAVHDVTATVTTILASLG from the coding sequence ATGGTTGGCACAAGCCTCTCTCCTCGTCATGACAACTTTCTTGCCGTTGTCAAAAGCTACTATCAGCTCACCAAACCCCGCATTATTCCGTTACTTTTGATCACCACTGCCGCTTCCATGTGGATCGCATCAAACGGCGAAATTGACCCCATTAAATTGGTTTTGACAATGTTGGGAGGCACTTTAGCAGCGGCTTCTGCCCAAACCCTAAATTGCATCTACGACCAAGACATTGATTTTTCGATGCAGCGTACCCGTAAGCGCCCGATTCCTTCGGGTCGTGTGCAGCCGCGCCATGCGCTGATTTTTGCGGTAGTGCTGGCAGGATTGTCTTTTTCTCTCCTCGCAGTGTTTGTAAATGTCTTGAGTGCTTGTTTAGCATTCTCCGGCATTGTGTTCTACATGCTGATTTACACCCACTGGCTGAAGCGTCACCACGTCCAAAATATCGTTATTGGTGGTGCAGCGGGATCAATTCCTCCCCTCGTTGGTTGGGCTGCGGTCACGGGTCACTTGGATTGGTCAGCGTGGATTTTGTTTGCGCTCATTTTCCTTTGGACTCCTCCTCACTTCTGGGCTTTGGCACTCATGATCAAAGATGATTACGCCGAAGTTAATGTGCCGATGTTGCCTGTGGTTGAAGGTGAGCAGGTCACGGTTGACCAAATCTGGATTTACACGTTGATTACAGTGCCCTTCAGTTTATTGCTGGTTTTCCCTTTTCATTCCTCTGGCATAATCTACGCGATCGCCGCCATTTGGTTGGGTGTGATTTTCATTAAAAAAGCATGGGAACTGAAGCAAAATCCTTTCGATAAGCCCCTCGCCAAGTCGATGTTTAAATATTCAATTCTCTACATGATGTTGCTTTGCACGGCGATGGTGGTGGATAGTTTACCTGCGGTACATGATGTGACTGCGACGGTGACGACAATTTTGGCATCCCTTGGCTAA
- a CDS encoding COX15/CtaA family protein, with translation MTQSLSSPKSFSPAAPQVKVWVRRLVWKMAIATFLLMAIGSATRVMNAGLACPDWPLCYGQLVPTQQMNLQVFLEWFHRLDAALIGVSAIALVGLSVWFRNVLPSWLPWASGLALFLIVFQGILGGLTVTELLRFDIVTAHLGTALVFFVTLLSIGACLSDFNGNSTANKLPWIGLTAAILIYIQSLLGGLVASQWALHQCFFRGDMCIVMNSHIIGVIPATLATLITIVVAWRTAALHPTLRILANLALMLVISQVLIGVATFRLHLQVAPLTVTHQAVGAALLGTLTLFTVFALRDRHSSNQFPKSKLT, from the coding sequence ATGACTCAATCTCTATCATCACCAAAGTCTTTTTCGCCTGCGGCTCCACAGGTCAAGGTGTGGGTGCGTCGCTTGGTCTGGAAGATGGCGATCGCCACCTTTCTCCTCATGGCAATCGGTAGTGCAACGCGGGTGATGAATGCGGGCTTAGCTTGTCCGGACTGGCCTCTATGCTATGGGCAATTAGTGCCCACCCAGCAGATGAATTTACAGGTCTTTCTAGAGTGGTTTCACCGCCTTGATGCAGCCCTAATCGGTGTGTCGGCGATCGCCCTTGTGGGTCTATCAGTTTGGTTCCGGAATGTCTTGCCCAGTTGGTTACCTTGGGCTTCTGGTCTAGCCCTATTCCTCATCGTCTTCCAAGGCATTTTAGGGGGACTAACTGTGACAGAACTACTCCGCTTTGATATTGTGACGGCTCATTTAGGCACAGCCCTAGTTTTCTTCGTCACCCTCTTAAGTATTGGCGCTTGTTTAAGTGATTTTAACGGCAACAGTACCGCCAACAAATTGCCTTGGATTGGTTTAACAGCAGCAATTTTAATCTATATCCAAAGTTTGCTTGGTGGCTTAGTGGCATCCCAATGGGCATTACACCAATGTTTCTTCCGTGGGGACATGTGTATTGTCATGAACAGCCACATCATTGGCGTTATCCCAGCGACCCTCGCCACTCTGATCACGATTGTTGTAGCCTGGCGTACCGCAGCCTTACACCCGACCCTGCGCATCTTGGCCAATCTCGCATTAATGCTCGTCATTTCCCAAGTATTAATAGGTGTTGCCACGTTCCGCCTCCATTTGCAGGTCGCCCCCCTCACAGTCACCCACCAAGCTGTCGGTGCGGCTCTCCTCGGAACACTCACACTGTTTACTGTCTTTGCCCTACGCGATCGCCATTCCAGTAATCAATTTCCCAAATCCAAGCTTACCTAG
- a CDS encoding cytochrome c oxidase subunit II, translating to MNIPSSITTLIAGIAITLVSLWYGQNHGLLPVAASADANDVDDLFNLMMTIATGLFLLIEGVLVICLIRFRRKKGDMTDGPSIEGNIPLEIVWTAIPTVIVFILAIYSFEIYNNMGGLDPMVSGGSQMAMHHHGGHKIDNMVAMGDTNNSQVAIGIGKSPGVGDDEPLKVNVNGLQYAWIFTYPETGIVSGDLHIPKDRRVLLNMQAADVIHAFWLPEFRIKQDVMPGQESQLSFVANREGTYPVICAELCGSYHGGMKTTMTVESPEAYDQWVQERTVAMTGGESVALNPSELSDTDFLQSYAEDMGIIENTLQQIPHAPMNMMSALKP from the coding sequence GTGAATATTCCGAGTAGCATCACAACATTGATTGCCGGAATTGCGATTACCCTCGTAAGTCTCTGGTACGGTCAAAACCATGGCTTACTACCCGTAGCCGCTTCCGCCGATGCCAATGATGTCGATGATCTCTTTAATCTGATGATGACCATCGCCACTGGACTTTTTCTCCTCATCGAAGGCGTTTTAGTCATTTGTTTAATTCGTTTCCGCCGTAAAAAAGGCGATATGACTGATGGTCCCTCCATCGAAGGCAACATTCCCCTTGAGATCGTATGGACAGCAATTCCGACAGTAATTGTCTTTATCCTCGCGATCTATAGCTTTGAAATCTACAACAACATGGGTGGTCTTGACCCCATGGTTTCCGGTGGCTCCCAGATGGCAATGCACCATCACGGTGGTCACAAAATTGACAACATGGTTGCCATGGGTGACACCAACAACTCCCAAGTCGCCATTGGCATCGGTAAGTCTCCGGGTGTCGGTGACGATGAGCCTCTAAAGGTAAACGTAAATGGTCTGCAATATGCTTGGATCTTCACCTATCCAGAAACCGGGATTGTTTCCGGTGATCTCCATATTCCTAAAGATCGTCGTGTTCTTCTAAATATGCAGGCTGCGGATGTAATCCATGCGTTTTGGTTGCCGGAGTTTCGCATCAAACAAGACGTAATGCCCGGACAAGAGTCTCAACTCAGCTTTGTCGCAAATCGCGAGGGAACTTACCCTGTTATTTGTGCCGAACTTTGTGGGTCTTACCACGGTGGCATGAAAACCACGATGACTGTTGAATCTCCTGAGGCCTATGACCAGTGGGTACAGGAGAGAACGGTGGCAATGACTGGTGGTGAATCTGTGGCGTTAAATCCTAGCGAGCTGAGTGATACTGATTTTCTCCAATCCTATGCTGAGGATATGGGCATTATCGAAAATACGCTCCAGCAAATTCCCCATGCCCCAATGAATATGATGTCTGCCCTAAAACCCTAG